A region from the Engraulis encrasicolus isolate BLACKSEA-1 chromosome 18, IST_EnEncr_1.0, whole genome shotgun sequence genome encodes:
- the hsdl1 gene encoding inactive hydroxysteroid dehydrogenase-like protein 1, with the protein MAAVDSFHLLYREIARSCNCYVETLALVGALYTASKAVIVARNSYQLLRLHFIPRLARTRNLVGTYGEWAVIYGGSSESLTIAYAEELARHGVNIILISPDSRGLTSTAKDLSELYGVEAILVEADFCRGQSVCKPIQDALKDRDVGFVVNSLDSSSLDLSQGFTNLSEGSLWEALNRSVTAASLVTRLALPGMVERRRGAVVNISSWACSQPAPNKAALAASTAYLDHFSRALHHEFGPRGIFVQSLLPCHVGPQGPEEGRWAMVSSWLVPPAQVYARHAVSTLGLSHRTTGYWPHSLQLGLVKWMPAWMWMFGSRILGSTP; encoded by the exons ATGGCTGCGGTGGACAGTTTTCACCTTTTGTACAGAGAAATTGCGCGTTCCTGCAATTGTTATGTAGAGACATTAGCTCTGGTAGGTGCGTTGTACACAGCTAGTAAGGCCGTTATTGTAGCTCGAAACTCTTACCAGCTGCTTAGGCTTCATTTCATACCTCGACTAGCTAGGACTAGAAACCTTGTGGGGACGTATGGAGAATGGGCTGTCATTTATGGTG GATCATCTGAGTCACTCACAATAGCATACGCTGAGGAGTTGGCCAGGCATGGCGTCAACATCATCCTCATCAGCCCAGACAGCAGAGGTCTGACCAGCACAGCCAAGGACCTCTCCGAGCTCTATGGCGTGGAGGCCATCCTGGTAGAAGCTGATTTTTGCCGTGGCCAGTCTGTCTGCAAACCCATTCAGGATGCCCTCAAGGACAGGGATGTTGGGTTTGTGGTGAACAGCCTGGACTCCTCCTCTCTGGACCTCTCTCAGGGTTTCACCAACTTGTCAGAGGGGAGTTTGTGGGAGGCGCTGAATAGGAGCGTCACTGCGGCCAGCCTGGTGACCCGCTTGGCCCTGCCCGGtatggtggagaggagaagaggagccgTGGTGAACATCTCCTCCTGGGCATGCAGCCAGCCGGCCCCCAACAAGGCTGCCCTTGCAGCCTCCACA GCTTACTTGGACCACTTCAGCCGAGCGCTGCACCACGAGTTTGGCCCCCGGGGCATCTTCGTGCAAAGCCTGCTGCCGTGCCACGTGGGGCCCCAGGGCCCTGAGGAGGGACGATGGGCCATGGTCAGCAGCTGGCTGGTGCCCCCAGCCCAGGTCTACGCTCGGCACGCCGTCTCCACGCTGGGACTGTCCCACCGCACCACTGGCTACTGGCCTCACTCACTGcag CTAGGACTGGTCAAGTGGATGCCAGCCTGGATGTGGATGTTTGGGTCTCGCATACTGGGCAGCACACCCTGA
- the gja11 gene encoding gap junction protein, alpha 11, with the protein MGEWDLLGRLLDKVQSHSTVIGKIWLSVLFVFRILVLGTGAENVWGDEQSDFVCNTEQPGCENVCYDDAFPISHVRYWTLQILMVSTPTLVYLGHVVHVVHGEKKVRARMSKRLSDQQVEQFLLKSYKVPKYSQDDGKVSIRGRLLRSYIISLFFKILLEVGFIAGQYYLYGFTLQARYVCSKFPCPHKVDCFLSRPTEKSVFIWFMLVVACVSLLLNVVEMGYLTVKKVKECLNRRQDYTVTPVTPVMLQPDLKAKEQQAIDNWLNREAELHKKKEKKEQVTRSTVSEDHHSSTAMEEVHI; encoded by the exons ATGGGTGAGTGGGACCTGCTCGGCCGGCTGCTGGACAAAGTGCAGTCCCATTCCACCGTCATCGGCAAGATCTGGCTGAGCGTGCTGTTCGTCTTCCGCATCCTGGTGCTGGGCACCGGCGCGGAGAACGTGTGGGGCGATGAGCAGTCGGACTTTGTGTGCAACACCGAGCAGCCGGGCTGCGAGAACGTGTGCTACGACGACGCGTTCCCCATCTCGCACGTGCGCTACTGGACGCTGCAGATCCTGATGGTGTCCACGCCCACGCTGGTCTACCTCGGCCACGTGGTCCACGTGGTGCACGGCGAGAAGAAG GTGCGCGCCCGCATGAGCAAGCGGCTGTCCGACCAGCAGGTCGAGCAGTTCCTGCTGAAGAGCTACAAGGTGCCCAAGTACAGCCAGGATGACGGGAAGGTGAGCATCCGCGGACGGCTGCTCCGGAGCTACATCATCAGCCTGTTCTTCAAGATCCTGCTGGAGGTGGGCTTCATCGCGGGCCAGTACTACCTCTACGGCTTCACCCTGCAGGCCCGCTACGTCTGCAGCAAGTTCCCCTGCCCGCACAAGGTAGACTGCTTCCTGTCCAGGCCCACGGAGAAGTCGGTGTTCATCTGGTTCATGCTGGTGGTGGCCTGCGTCTCGCTGCTCCTGAACGTGGTGGAGATGGGCTACCTGACCGTCAAGAAGGTCAAGGAGTGTCTGAACCGCCGGCAGGACTACACAGTCACGCCGGTCACGCCCGTAATGCTGCAGCCGGACCTCAAGGCCAAGGAGCAGCAGGCCATCGACAACTGGCTGAACAGGGAGGCGGAGCTGcacaagaagaaagagaagaaggagcagGTGACGAGGAGCACGGTGTCAGAGGACCACCACAGCAGCACCGCCATGGAGGAGGTGCACATCTGA
- the LOC134469064 gene encoding gap junction Cx32.2 protein-like, which produces MGDWGFLSGLLEKYNSNSTVIGKVWLTCLFLFRIMVLGAGAEKVWDDEHSNMVCNTQQPGCENVCYDWQFPISHIRFWVLQIICVSTPTLMYFGHAMHIISKEKKLRARRERHEENVKEPKYTDDAGKLHIKGQLLISYVTQIVFKILLEVAFIVGQYYLYGFFMIPMFSCSQEPCPFTVACYMSRPTEKTIFIIFMLAVAVISLVLNVVELFYLLCTKCCGAGRRRRKAQQGHRLTAPPSWSPGPDAPMEVQNTINTYNDKRSLGGSLDGAKDDKRLLGGH; this is translated from the coding sequence ATGGGGGACTGGGGGTTCCTTTCTGgccttttggaaaaatacaaCAGCAATTCCACCGTCATTGGCAAAGTATGGCTGACCTGCCTCTTCTTGTTCCGCATCATGGTTCTGGGAGCAGGGGCAGAGAAAGTGTGGGACGATGAACACTCCAACATGGTATGCAACACGCAGCAACCCGGTTGCGAGAACGTGTGCTACGACTGGCAGTTCCCCATCTCCCACATCCGCTTCTGGGTGCTGCAGATCATCTGCGTCTCCACCCCGACCCTCATGTACTTCGGCCACGCCATGCACATCATCTCCAAGGAGAAGAAGCTGCGGGCCCGCCGGGAGAGGCACGAGGAAAACGTCAAGGAGCCCAAGTACACGGACGACGCGGGCAAGCTGCACATCAAGGGCCAGCTGCTGATCAGCTACGTCACCCAGATCGTCTTCAAGATCCTGCTGGAGGTGGCCTTCATCGTAGGCCAGTACTACCTCTATGGCTTCTTCATGATCCCCATGTTCTCCTGCTCCCAAGAGCCCTGCCCCTTCACGGTGGCCTGCTACATGTCTCGGCCCACGGAGAagaccatcttcatcatcttcatgctGGCGGTGGCCGTGATCAGCCTGGTGCTCAACGTGGTGGAGCTCTTCTACCTGCTCTGCACCAAGTGCTGCGGAGCGGGCCGCCGCCGCCGCAAGGCCCAGCAGGGACACCGGCTCACCGCACCCCCCAGCTGGAGCCCTGGTCCTGACGCGCCCATGGAGGTCCAGAACACCATCAACACCTACAATGATAAGAGAAGCCTGGGGGGCAGCCTGGACGGAGCCAAGGATGACAAGAGGTTGCTGGGGGGCCACTGA